A genomic stretch from Methanobacterium sp. includes:
- a CDS encoding purine phosphoribosyltransferase family protein — MLDKLKKTLVKSPIVKKGEYDYFVHPITDGIFLVEPDLLREVSEGISKVADLNVDKIVCMESMGIHIATALSLKTDIPFVVVRKRHYGLDGEVAVHQVTGYSKGELYINGIKKGDRLLIVDDVLSTGGTMIAVLDALKTSEGEITDIVVVVEKGDGKARVKTETGYDVKTLVKVDVKDGEVVIEDSML; from the coding sequence ATGATTATTTTGTACATCCTATAACTGATGGAATTTTCCTTGTCGAGCCTGATCTTCTAAGAGAAGTTTCAGAAGGTATTTCAAAGGTTGCAGATTTAAATGTTGATAAAATCGTGTGCATGGAATCTATGGGGATTCATATTGCAACAGCTCTCTCCCTTAAAACAGATATCCCTTTTGTAGTTGTTAGAAAGCGGCATTATGGGTTAGATGGTGAAGTTGCAGTGCATCAAGTTACAGGATACAGTAAAGGTGAACTTTATATAAATGGAATTAAAAAAGGAGACCGATTACTAATTGTAGACGATGTTTTAAGCACTGGAGGCACAATGATTGCAGTTTTAGATGCTTTAAAAACTTCTGAAGGTGAAATAACAGATATTGTTGTTGTAGTAGAAAAAGGAGACGGAAAAGCAAGGGTTAAAACTGAAACAGGATATGATGTTAAAACGCTGGTTAAAGTCGACGTTAAGGATGGAGAGGTTGTTATTGAAGATAGCATGCTCTAG
- the dph2 gene encoding diphthamide biosynthesis enzyme Dph2, whose product MLNYDFKMDEVIEKIKEINAKTVGLQFPEGLKIHAVTTAEIIEKETDAMVLISGDPCFGACDVSDNHMEGMVDLIIHFGHIEFPIDYKVPVLFIEAYSKINVMDTVKKSLEFLEEYQKIGLVTTIQHLHLLDEIKNFLTENGKKVLLNEGSGTRAGQVLGCNFSSIKNISADAFLYVGSGNFHALGITLFTEKQVIIADPYMNEVRNINEFRDRILRIRFAKITKAKEARKFGIIVSSKRGQLRLELAKSIKNMINKQRKEAFIIMMDNISPDVLLPYMDLDSFVVTACPRVAIDDANMYKKPLLTPKELEIVLGKREWEDYKIDEIEHI is encoded by the coding sequence ATGTTAAATTACGATTTTAAAATGGACGAAGTCATTGAAAAAATAAAGGAAATAAATGCAAAAACAGTGGGTTTGCAGTTTCCAGAAGGTCTTAAAATCCATGCTGTCACCACTGCAGAAATAATAGAAAAAGAAACGGATGCAATGGTTTTAATTTCTGGAGATCCTTGTTTTGGAGCATGTGATGTTTCAGATAATCATATGGAAGGAATGGTTGATTTAATAATTCACTTTGGGCATATAGAATTCCCCATTGATTATAAAGTGCCTGTTCTTTTCATTGAAGCATATTCTAAGATTAATGTAATGGATACAGTTAAAAAAAGCCTTGAATTTCTTGAAGAATACCAAAAAATTGGTCTTGTGACTACAATTCAACATTTACATCTTTTAGATGAAATTAAAAATTTTTTAACTGAAAATGGGAAAAAAGTTCTTTTGAATGAGGGTTCTGGGACAAGAGCAGGGCAAGTACTTGGCTGTAATTTCTCATCTATTAAAAATATATCTGCAGATGCATTTTTATATGTGGGAAGCGGGAATTTCCATGCCCTTGGAATCACTCTTTTTACAGAAAAACAGGTTATAATTGCAGACCCCTACATGAATGAAGTAAGGAATATAAATGAATTTAGAGACCGTATATTAAGAATTCGCTTTGCAAAGATAACAAAAGCCAAAGAAGCTCGAAAATTTGGAATCATTGTTTCATCAAAAAGAGGTCAGTTGAGATTAGAACTTGCAAAAAGTATAAAGAATATGATAAATAAACAAAGGAAGGAAGCATTTATTATAATGATGGATAACATCTCCCCTGACGTTTTACTGCCTTATATGGATTTAGACTCGTTTGTTGTAACTGCATGTCCAAGAGTGGCTATAGATGATGCAAATATGTATAAAAAACCTCTTTTAACACCTAAAGAGCTTGAAATAGTTTTGGGTAAAAGGGAATGGGAAGATTATAAAATAGATGAAATCGAACATATATAA